One segment of Neobacillus endophyticus DNA contains the following:
- the dapF gene encoding diaminopimelate epimerase produces the protein MHIELLKGHGSGNDFLLIDEISNNYTFSEEERANLARLLCNRETSLGADGILFVMESDHAEGRMRVFNTDGSEASMCGNGLRLVARYICELQGRTDAVIETMKADLKVSKRNEIYPDIHTYQVEISPVLFDLKALPLNLDKTDLLNEKIDELSDELRFSALAVPNPHLIALVEKEQLECGLQKQLSEKLNGPNDLCPDGVNVSFVKPLQEGVIYVRTFERGVGFTNACGTAMSASTLVTCLQGINEYESVVNVCNNGGKVQCVVHRNNGEYYIDLIGNATYLYQAAVEVDLQQKSFTMNSQIHLAEQPSYEKLQDDVQRFLAETI, from the coding sequence GTGCATATTGAATTGTTAAAAGGCCATGGTTCTGGAAATGATTTTCTTTTGATTGATGAAATTTCAAATAACTATACTTTTTCAGAAGAAGAGCGAGCCAATCTAGCAAGGTTGCTTTGCAATAGGGAAACTAGTCTTGGGGCAGATGGAATTCTATTTGTAATGGAAAGTGATCATGCTGAGGGAAGAATGAGGGTTTTTAATACAGACGGCTCTGAAGCTTCGATGTGCGGAAATGGGCTTCGTTTGGTGGCGCGTTACATTTGTGAACTGCAAGGGCGAACAGATGCTGTGATTGAAACCATGAAGGCAGACCTTAAAGTAAGTAAAAGGAATGAAATTTATCCTGATATCCATACGTATCAAGTAGAAATATCACCCGTTCTTTTTGATCTTAAAGCACTTCCGTTGAATTTGGATAAAACGGACTTATTAAATGAGAAAATTGATGAGTTATCAGATGAGTTAAGGTTTTCAGCCTTGGCTGTGCCTAACCCTCATTTAATAGCACTGGTTGAGAAAGAACAATTAGAATGCGGTCTGCAAAAACAGCTGAGTGAAAAACTTAATGGGCCAAATGATTTATGCCCTGATGGTGTGAATGTCAGCTTTGTAAAGCCATTGCAGGAAGGGGTTATTTATGTTCGAACATTCGAGCGGGGAGTAGGGTTTACAAATGCCTGTGGAACAGCCATGTCTGCCTCTACACTAGTTACGTGCCTGCAAGGGATCAATGAATATGAATCGGTGGTAAATGTGTGTAATAATGGCGGAAAGGTTCAATGTGTTGTCCATCGAAACAATGGAGAATATTATATTGATTTAATTGGTAATGCGACATATCTATATCAAGCAGCTGTGGAAGTTGATCTTCAACAAAAATCATTTACAATGAATTCACAGATTCATTTGGCAGAGCAGCCTTCGTATGAAAAGCTTCAAGACGATGTACAGCGATTTTTAGCAGAAACCATTTAA